One region of Elstera cyanobacteriorum genomic DNA includes:
- a CDS encoding 3-deoxy-D-manno-octulosonic acid transferase: protein MMAAAALALYRTLGWGLTPLLPVYLGRRRARGKEHATRWRERLGVPGAVRPAGRLIWLHGASVGESLALLPLIEALRREWPQVTLLITTGSITSAALMAERLPPGALHQFVPLDAPGAVDRFLAHWRPDLVIWTESDLWPTILTQLQRRRTPMVLVNGRLSDRSFRRWQRAKPIIARLLGCFTEVLARGPEDAARFSALGAARVQAAGNLKLAAAPLPVDAAVLAAARARLGDRPVLVAASTHPTEEALIAAAHRALLADFPDLLTIIAPRHPQRGAEIAADLAAPCRSQGADIPAHGLYIADTMGELGLWYRLARVAVIGGSFIPHGGQNPTEAVRLGCPVIFGPHMDNFREDVAALLAEGQAVQVTAETLADAVKTAVAASRLPESVGTEQGTAVETALALVGKLLPDRPSPTPLPPGEAGAVGSG, encoded by the coding sequence ATGATGGCTGCCGCCGCGCTGGCGCTCTACCGCACCCTCGGGTGGGGGCTGACGCCGCTGCTGCCGGTCTATCTTGGGCGGCGGCGCGCGCGCGGGAAGGAGCATGCGACCCGTTGGCGGGAACGGCTGGGGGTGCCGGGGGCCGTGCGCCCCGCAGGGCGGCTGATCTGGCTGCACGGCGCCAGCGTCGGCGAATCCCTGGCCCTGTTGCCGCTGATCGAGGCGCTGCGGCGGGAGTGGCCCCAGGTGACGCTGTTGATCACCACCGGTTCCATCACCTCGGCGGCGCTGATGGCCGAAAGGTTGCCGCCCGGCGCCTTGCACCAATTCGTGCCGCTCGACGCGCCGGGGGCGGTGGACCGCTTCCTTGCCCATTGGCGCCCCGATCTGGTGATCTGGACCGAATCCGACCTATGGCCGACGATCCTGACCCAGCTTCAGCGGCGGCGGACGCCGATGGTGCTGGTCAATGGGCGGCTGTCGGATCGCTCCTTCCGGCGCTGGCAGCGGGCGAAGCCAATCATCGCGCGGCTGCTTGGGTGCTTTACCGAAGTGCTGGCGCGCGGGCCGGAGGATGCGGCGCGGTTTTCCGCCCTCGGCGCGGCGCGGGTCCAGGCTGCGGGGAACCTAAAGCTCGCCGCTGCCCCCCTGCCGGTGGACGCGGCGGTTCTCGCCGCCGCCCGCGCCCGTCTTGGCGACCGTCCGGTGCTGGTCGCGGCGAGCACCCACCCGACCGAGGAAGCCCTGATCGCCGCCGCCCATCGGGCGCTATTGGCTGATTTCCCTGACCTGCTAACGATCATCGCCCCCCGCCACCCGCAGCGTGGGGCGGAGATTGCGGCGGACCTTGCCGCCCCCTGCCGCTCGCAGGGCGCCGATATCCCCGCCCACGGCCTCTATATCGCCGATACGATGGGGGAACTGGGGCTTTGGTACCGCCTCGCCCGTGTCGCGGTGATCGGCGGCAGCTTCATCCCCCACGGAGGCCAGAACCCGACCGAAGCGGTGCGCCTCGGCTGCCCGGTGATCTTCGGCCCGCATATGGACAATTTCCGCGAGGATGTGGCCGCGCTGCTCGCCGAAGGGCAGGCCGTGCAGGTAACGGCGGAAACGCTGGCCGACGCCGTGAAAACCGCTGTCGCTGCCTCAAGGTTGCCGGAATCAGTTGGTACAGAGCAAGGAACGGCGGTGGAAACCGCGCTTGCCTTAGTGGGAAAGCTGCTGCCGGATCGGCCTTCTCCTACTCCTCTCCCTCCGGGAGAGGCAGGAGCCGTAGGCTCCGGGTGA
- a CDS encoding endonuclease domain-containing protein: MSKGHFYAINGQCPNNHARRLRQALTDAERRLWSALRGRQLGGWKFRRQHPVGPYILDFACLEGRLAVEADGGQHTDSHYDERRSLWLIDRGWRVVRFWNNDILQNTEGVLTEILRVLEEGRKASHRQPSRSNPCAGEEEGLGKWLT; this comes from the coding sequence ATGAGCAAAGGCCACTTTTATGCTATAAACGGGCAATGCCCCAACAACCATGCACGCCGTCTGCGGCAAGCCCTGACGGATGCCGAGCGGCGCTTGTGGTCGGCCCTGCGAGGACGGCAGTTAGGGGGCTGGAAATTTCGGCGTCAGCATCCGGTAGGGCCATATATTTTAGACTTTGCCTGCCTGGAGGGTCGGCTTGCCGTTGAGGCGGATGGTGGGCAGCATACCGATTCGCATTATGACGAGCGCCGCTCGCTTTGGCTGATTGACCGGGGCTGGCGGGTAGTGCGTTTCTGGAATAACGATATCCTTCAGAATACCGAAGGGGTCTTGACGGAGATTCTGCGCGTGCTGGAGGAGGGGCGGAAGGCATCCCACCGTCAACCCTCGCGCTCCAATCCATGTGCCGGGGAGGAAGAGGGTCTCGGTAAATGGCTCACCTAA
- a CDS encoding helix-turn-helix domain-containing protein has translation MPQDIVVPRRRRGRPPRTEALTFIDQCIGARIQLYRRSQRLTQAALGEGLGVTFQQIQKYENGRSRVTVSTLYQIADLLNVPIMLFFTDLPDAGAPNPLSDPDTMTALRHFQPLPKPVKKQMVALMKVLRATENAG, from the coding sequence ATGCCGCAGGATATAGTCGTTCCCCGTCGCCGCCGGGGCCGCCCGCCGCGTACAGAAGCACTGACTTTTATCGATCAATGCATCGGCGCCCGCATTCAACTCTATCGTCGCAGTCAGCGCCTTACGCAGGCGGCACTCGGCGAGGGGCTGGGCGTGACCTTCCAGCAAATCCAAAAATACGAAAACGGGCGCAGCCGGGTTACCGTTTCGACGCTGTATCAGATCGCCGATCTTCTGAATGTGCCGATCATGCTGTTTTTCACGGATTTACCCGACGCCGGGGCGCCCAATCCCTTGAGCGACCCGGACACTATGACCGCGCTGCGCCATTTCCAGCCGCTGCCCAAGCCGGTGAAAAAGCAGATGGTGGCTTTGATGAAAGTGCTGCGGGCAACCGAGAACGCGGGTTAG
- a CDS encoding type II toxin-antitoxin system HicB family antitoxin, with protein MKNVIEINGERAVVAFDPEIQMLRGEFIGLSGGADFYAESVRDLVEEGRKSLAVYLAMCKEKGIEPRRKFSGKFNVRLAPDDHAAAAIAAAAAGKSLNEWIAGTIREAARGA; from the coding sequence ATGAAGAATGTCATCGAGATTAATGGCGAAAGGGCGGTTGTCGCTTTTGATCCTGAAATTCAGATGCTGCGCGGCGAGTTTATTGGCCTTAGCGGCGGGGCGGATTTCTATGCCGAGAGCGTCCGCGACTTGGTTGAGGAAGGCCGCAAATCCCTGGCCGTCTATCTTGCGATGTGCAAGGAAAAAGGCATCGAACCACGCCGCAAATTCTCGGGCAAGTTCAACGTCCGGCTCGCGCCCGACGATCATGCGGCTGCCGCAATCGCAGCCGCCGCAGCCGGCAAGAGCCTGAATGAATGGATTGCTGGAACGATTCGGGAAGCCGCGCGAGGAGCTTAA
- a CDS encoding type II toxin-antitoxin system HicA family toxin, with protein sequence MKKRHKATLELIFARPVNGSIRWTDIEALLAALGAEISEREGSRVGVFLFGEVRVFHRPHPSPDTDKGAIASLRKWLDEHGVTP encoded by the coding sequence ATGAAGAAGCGTCACAAGGCTACGCTGGAGCTGATTTTCGCACGACCGGTTAACGGCTCAATCCGCTGGACCGATATTGAGGCGCTGCTTGCAGCGCTAGGGGCGGAAATCAGCGAGCGGGAAGGTTCGCGCGTGGGGGTCTTCCTGTTTGGCGAAGTGCGGGTCTTTCATCGCCCGCATCCATCGCCGGATACTGATAAGGGCGCTATCGCCAGCCTCCGAAAATGGCTGGACGAACACGGAGTAACGCCATGA
- a CDS encoding adenine phosphoribosyltransferase, whose product MTLKDHIRPVPDFPKPGILFYDISTLLAHAAAWKEAVRQLHAAVAPLKPDVLVGIESRGFLVAAPLALELGVGFVMVRKKGKLPGDTIRHSYALEYGEDTIEIQDGAVQPGQRVVVLDDLLATGGTMAAAVELIRKVGGTVAGSAYLIELSFLKGRERLAALGVPSHSLMVYDS is encoded by the coding sequence GTGACGCTGAAAGATCATATTCGTCCGGTGCCGGATTTTCCGAAGCCGGGCATTCTGTTCTACGATATTTCCACCCTGCTGGCCCATGCTGCGGCGTGGAAGGAGGCCGTGCGCCAGTTGCACGCCGCCGTCGCGCCGCTGAAGCCCGACGTGCTGGTCGGTATCGAATCGCGCGGCTTTCTGGTCGCGGCGCCGCTGGCGCTGGAACTTGGGGTCGGCTTCGTCATGGTGCGCAAAAAGGGCAAGCTGCCCGGCGACACCATCCGCCATTCCTATGCGCTGGAATATGGCGAGGACACGATTGAGATTCAGGACGGCGCCGTGCAGCCCGGTCAGCGCGTTGTCGTGCTGGATGATCTGCTGGCTACCGGCGGCACGATGGCGGCGGCCGTCGAACTGATCCGCAAGGTCGGCGGCACGGTGGCGGGCAGCGCCTATCTGATCGAACTCAGCTTCCTTAAGGGCCGCGAGCGGTTGGCCGCGCTGGGCGTGCCGAGCCATAGTTTGATGGTGTATGATAGTTAG
- a CDS encoding aldose 1-epimerase, with amino-acid sequence MNHSLLTLASGPLVLDLVPTLGGAVANFTHDGTPLFRPPPAEGLVAARSLGCYPLVPFSNRIKEGRFRYGGVRYQAGPVGPIDPLHAIHGDGFRHPWQVVASGPKAATLVYQHDGAEGWPFSYRAIQHFDLSDTGLTVRMTLTNEDIRAFPAGLGLHPFFPKAGATLTTYAPTFWKSDETRLPLLEMPVPPAWDFAGGRVMAEIELDNCFAGWSRRAIVRWRDKGLSLTMTADPIFGKVVIYSPMGQDFFCAEPVTHLNNAINLRAAGVSDSGVVDLSPGESLSGAVLFAVEED; translated from the coding sequence ATGAACCATTCCCTGCTGACCCTCGCCTCCGGCCCCTTGGTTCTCGACCTCGTCCCCACGCTTGGCGGGGCGGTAGCGAATTTCACCCATGACGGCACGCCGCTGTTCCGCCCGCCGCCCGCCGAAGGGCTGGTCGCGGCGCGGTCGCTGGGCTGCTATCCGCTGGTGCCATTTTCCAACCGCATCAAGGAAGGCCGCTTCCGCTATGGCGGTGTGCGCTATCAGGCCGGGCCGGTGGGGCCGATTGATCCGCTGCATGCGATCCACGGTGATGGCTTCCGCCATCCCTGGCAGGTCGTCGCCTCCGGCCCGAAAGCGGCGACGCTGGTCTACCAGCACGATGGGGCAGAAGGCTGGCCGTTCAGCTACCGCGCCATTCAGCATTTCGACCTGTCCGATACCGGCCTGACCGTGCGCATGACGTTGACGAACGAGGATATTCGCGCCTTTCCGGCGGGCTTAGGGCTGCATCCGTTCTTCCCGAAAGCTGGGGCGACGCTGACCACTTACGCGCCGACCTTCTGGAAAAGCGACGAAACCCGGTTGCCGCTGCTGGAAATGCCGGTACCCCCGGCCTGGGACTTCGCGGGCGGGCGGGTGATGGCGGAAATCGAGTTGGATAATTGCTTTGCGGGCTGGAGCCGCCGCGCGATTGTGCGCTGGCGCGACAAGGGCCTGAGCCTGACGATGACCGCCGACCCGATTTTCGGCAAAGTGGTGATCTACTCGCCGATGGGCCAAGATTTCTTCTGTGCCGAACCGGTGACCCATCTTAATAACGCTATCAATCTGCGCGCGGCGGGCGTGTCGGACAGTGGGGTTGTCGATCTTTCGCCGGGCGAGAGTTTGAGCGGCGCCGTGCTGTTCGCGGTCGAGGAAGATTAG
- a CDS encoding complex I NDUFA9 subunit family protein, giving the protein MAQVITVLGGSGFVGRHVVQRLAKTGAQVRLGVRNIELAKRLKPLGDVGQIVPMTVDIARGTGLAAAMAGADVVINLVGILAPGGSNKSFQAVQAEGAQRAAEAAKAAGVPRFIQMSALGADADSESEYAQTKAAGEAAVLALYPDAAIFRPSIIFGPDDGFFNKFAAMARTAPALPLIGGGATRFQPIFVGDVADAIVKAVTDPSVRGIYEIGGPKAYSFKELMQFTLTASHLSALLLPVPFPVAAFIGLFVGMLPGAPITLDQVKLLKVDNLPSGKFPGLKELGIAGATVEAIMPAYLARFQPGGRFGSLHGA; this is encoded by the coding sequence ATGGCGCAGGTGATTACGGTTCTGGGGGGTTCGGGCTTCGTCGGACGGCATGTGGTGCAGCGCTTGGCGAAGACCGGCGCGCAAGTGCGTCTGGGCGTGCGGAACATCGAGCTTGCCAAGCGCCTGAAGCCCCTCGGCGATGTCGGCCAGATCGTGCCGATGACGGTGGATATTGCGCGCGGCACCGGGCTTGCGGCAGCGATGGCCGGGGCCGATGTGGTGATCAATCTCGTCGGCATTCTGGCGCCGGGCGGTAGCAATAAATCCTTCCAGGCCGTGCAGGCCGAGGGTGCCCAGCGCGCCGCCGAGGCTGCCAAAGCGGCGGGGGTGCCGCGCTTTATTCAGATGTCGGCGCTGGGGGCTGATGCGGACTCGGAGTCCGAGTATGCCCAGACCAAGGCGGCGGGCGAAGCGGCGGTGCTGGCCCTCTACCCCGACGCCGCAATTTTCCGCCCGTCGATCATTTTCGGGCCGGATGATGGGTTCTTCAATAAATTCGCCGCGATGGCGCGGACGGCCCCAGCCTTGCCGCTGATTGGCGGCGGCGCTACGCGCTTTCAGCCGATTTTCGTTGGCGATGTCGCCGATGCCATCGTCAAGGCGGTCACCGATCCGTCGGTGCGCGGCATTTACGAAATCGGCGGGCCGAAGGCTTATAGCTTCAAGGAGCTGATGCAGTTCACGCTGACCGCATCGCATCTATCGGCGCTACTGCTGCCGGTGCCCTTCCCGGTGGCGGCCTTTATCGGCCTTTTCGTCGGCATGCTGCCGGGCGCGCCGATTACGCTGGATCAGGTGAAGCTGCTGAAGGTCGATAATCTGCCGAGCGGGAAGTTCCCCGGACTGAAAGAGCTTGGCATTGCGGGCGCAACGGTCGAAGCGATCATGCCCGCCTATTTGGCGCGCTTCCAGCCCGGCGGGCGGTTCGGCAGCCTGCACGGCGCCTAG
- a CDS encoding M24 family metallopeptidase: protein MALHFSAEELAGRRAAACAAMAAQGLDGLLIFRQESMYYLTGYDTFGYVYFQCLYLGVDGRLMLITRAPDLRQAQHTSMIEDIRIWADRDGADPVLDLKAVLVEFGLSGKKLGAEFNAYGLPYALGKRLVTALEDSFTLVEASDLVTNLRLIKSPAELAYVRRAAELADAALDAAHQTVAPGAFEGDILAAMHGAIYRGGGDDPANEFIIGSGRDALLCRYFTGRKYLGAEDQITLEFAGAYRHYHACLMQTIPVGTITDRHRTLHGVAMDALAACRAALKPGEPVGGVFDAYARVCDAAGETPHRLNACGYSLGTTFAPNWMDWPMFYTGNPVIIQPGMVFFLHMILMDSDVGIAMCPGMTVEVTEGGNQPLTRHTLELIGR from the coding sequence ATGGCCCTGCATTTCAGCGCGGAAGAACTGGCCGGGCGCCGGGCGGCGGCCTGCGCCGCGATGGCGGCACAGGGGCTGGATGGGCTGCTGATTTTCCGCCAGGAAAGCATGTATTACCTGACCGGCTACGACACCTTCGGTTACGTCTATTTCCAGTGCCTCTATCTGGGTGTCGATGGGCGGCTGATGCTGATCACCCGGGCGCCGGATCTGCGCCAAGCGCAACATACGTCGATGATCGAGGATATCCGCATTTGGGCCGACCGCGACGGCGCCGACCCGGTGTTAGACCTCAAGGCGGTGCTGGTCGAATTCGGCCTATCCGGTAAAAAATTGGGGGCGGAGTTCAACGCCTACGGGCTGCCCTATGCCCTGGGCAAGCGGCTGGTGACGGCGTTGGAGGACAGTTTCACGCTGGTCGAAGCCTCCGACCTCGTGACCAACCTCCGGCTGATCAAAAGCCCCGCCGAACTTGCCTATGTGCGCCGCGCGGCGGAACTGGCCGATGCGGCGCTGGATGCGGCCCATCAAACCGTCGCGCCGGGGGCGTTCGAAGGCGATATTCTGGCGGCGATGCACGGGGCGATCTATCGCGGCGGCGGCGACGATCCGGCCAATGAGTTTATCATCGGGTCGGGGCGCGATGCGCTGCTGTGCCGCTATTTCACCGGGCGCAAATACCTTGGCGCGGAAGACCAGATCACGCTCGAATTCGCCGGGGCCTATCGCCATTATCACGCCTGCCTGATGCAGACGATCCCCGTTGGCACGATCACCGACCGGCACCGCACGTTGCACGGTGTTGCGATGGATGCGCTGGCGGCCTGCCGGGCGGCGCTGAAACCGGGCGAGCCGGTGGGCGGGGTGTTCGATGCCTATGCCCGCGTCTGCGATGCCGCCGGGGAAACCCCGCACCGGCTGAACGCCTGCGGGTATAGCCTGGGCACGACCTTCGCGCCGAACTGGATGGATTGGCCGATGTTCTACACTGGCAACCCGGTAATCATTCAGCCGGGGATGGTCTTCTTCCTGCATATGATCCTGATGGATAGCGACGTAGGCATCGCCATGTGCCCCGGGATGACCGTGGAAGTGACCGAGGGCGGCAATCAGCCCCTAACGCGCCATACGCTGGAACTGATTGGCCGGTAA
- a CDS encoding NAD(P)-dependent oxidoreductase, whose product MQRFTKLAKAMPDKRDADDRRADFDEIYGRYSATEATAQASRCSQCGVPFCQVHCPLHNNIPDWLKLTAEGRLQEAYEISQATNSFPEVCGRICPQDRLCEGNCVIEKGFESVSIGAVEKYITDAAWEQGWVAAPVARTERGQSVGIIGGGPAGLAAAEALRRKGYQVHIYDRYDRMGGLLIYGIPGFKLEKDVVERRTKLLADGGIHMHSNFEVGRDAMLSELREKHDALLVATGVYKARELEAPGDTLPGIVPALSYLVASNKVGLGDPVPDFDSGVLNAKDKKVVVIGGGDTAMDCVRTAVRQGAASVKLLYRRNRANMPGSQREVQNAEEEGVDFVWLTAPESFHGAGHVRSVKAVEMHLGLPDASGRQVPTKLDGSEFILEADLVIKALGFDPEDVPTLFGAPELAVTRWGTLRVDHKTMMSNLDGVFAAGDIVRGASLVVWAIRDGRDAAESIHRYIQSKAGSLAAAAE is encoded by the coding sequence ATGCAGCGCTTCACCAAGCTGGCCAAGGCCATGCCGGACAAGCGGGATGCCGATGATCGCCGGGCCGATTTCGACGAAATCTATGGCCGCTACAGCGCTACGGAAGCGACCGCGCAGGCGTCGCGCTGCTCGCAATGCGGCGTGCCCTTCTGTCAGGTCCATTGCCCGCTGCACAATAACATCCCCGATTGGCTGAAGCTGACGGCGGAAGGCCGCTTGCAGGAAGCCTATGAGATCAGCCAGGCGACCAATAGTTTCCCGGAAGTCTGCGGCCGCATCTGCCCGCAGGACCGCCTGTGCGAAGGCAATTGCGTGATCGAGAAGGGGTTCGAGTCCGTCTCCATCGGCGCGGTCGAAAAATACATCACCGATGCCGCCTGGGAACAGGGCTGGGTTGCCGCGCCGGTTGCCCGGACGGAGCGTGGCCAGTCGGTCGGCATCATCGGCGGTGGCCCGGCGGGGCTGGCGGCAGCGGAAGCGCTGCGCCGCAAGGGCTATCAGGTGCATATCTACGATCGCTACGACCGCATGGGCGGCCTGCTGATCTACGGCATTCCCGGCTTCAAGCTGGAAAAGGACGTGGTGGAGCGCCGCACGAAGCTGTTGGCCGATGGCGGCATTCATATGCACAGCAATTTCGAAGTGGGCCGCGACGCCATGCTGTCGGAACTGCGCGAAAAGCATGATGCCTTGCTGGTGGCCACCGGCGTTTATAAGGCGCGCGAGTTGGAAGCGCCGGGCGACACGCTGCCGGGTATCGTTCCCGCGCTGTCGTATCTCGTTGCCTCCAATAAGGTCGGCCTGGGCGATCCGGTGCCGGATTTCGACAGCGGCGTGCTGAATGCCAAGGATAAGAAGGTCGTCGTCATCGGCGGCGGCGATACGGCGATGGACTGCGTGCGCACGGCGGTTCGCCAGGGCGCGGCGTCGGTGAAGCTGCTGTACCGCCGCAATCGGGCGAATATGCCGGGCAGCCAGCGCGAAGTGCAGAATGCCGAAGAAGAAGGCGTCGATTTCGTGTGGCTGACGGCGCCGGAAAGCTTCCACGGCGCGGGCCACGTCCGCTCGGTGAAGGCCGTCGAAATGCACCTCGGCCTGCCCGATGCCTCGGGCCGTCAGGTGCCGACCAAGCTCGACGGGTCGGAATTCATTCTGGAAGCCGATCTGGTCATCAAGGCGCTGGGTTTCGATCCCGAAGACGTGCCGACGCTGTTCGGTGCGCCGGAATTGGCCGTTACCCGCTGGGGCACGCTGCGCGTCGATCACAAGACGATGATGAGCAATCTCGACGGCGTTTTCGCGGCGGGCGATATCGTGCGCGGTGCCAGCCTCGTCGTCTGGGCGATCCGCGACGGGCGCGACGCGGCGGAAAGCATCCATCGTTATATCCAGTCGAAGGCGGGCAGCCTCGCGGCGGCGGCCGAGTAA
- a CDS encoding LysE family translocator, giving the protein MDLHVILTFAGLCAIISVMPGPNAMMTMAQGITNGARGAIWTIAGSILCLAGFMLISALGAGAILMASPTLFEIVRWGGVAYLVFLAVQAWRAPPMAAQAGEADTRASGGVLFVKGFATSLSNPKAMLFWGALFPPFLDPTVPVALQIGVLGGVAFTIELAVMLGYGLGAAFISRELAKRGKTTLFNKVSGGAMLGAAAFLASK; this is encoded by the coding sequence ATGGACCTGCACGTCATCCTGACCTTCGCGGGGCTCTGCGCGATCATCTCGGTCATGCCGGGGCCGAACGCCATGATGACGATGGCGCAGGGCATCACCAACGGGGCGCGCGGGGCGATCTGGACGATTGCCGGGTCGATCCTATGCCTCGCCGGGTTCATGCTGATTTCGGCGCTGGGGGCGGGGGCGATCCTGATGGCTTCCCCAACCCTGTTCGAAATCGTGCGTTGGGGCGGTGTCGCTTACCTCGTGTTCCTGGCCGTACAGGCGTGGCGCGCCCCGCCGATGGCGGCACAAGCCGGGGAGGCCGATACCCGCGCCAGCGGCGGCGTTCTGTTCGTCAAAGGCTTCGCTACTTCGCTATCGAATCCCAAGGCCATGCTGTTCTGGGGGGCATTGTTCCCGCCGTTCCTTGATCCGACCGTGCCGGTAGCGCTGCAAATCGGCGTGCTGGGCGGTGTGGCCTTCACCATCGAACTGGCGGTGATGCTGGGCTACGGCCTCGGCGCGGCCTTCATCAGCCGCGAGTTGGCGAAGCGCGGGAAGACGACGCTATTCAACAAAGTCTCCGGCGGGGCAATGCTCGGCGCGGCGGCGTTCCTCGCGTCGAAGTGA